TAGTAAGTTTGATATTAGTGATATGGCAATACAAGTATCAGACTCTTTAAATAAGATCTCTAAAATTAACATTCATACAGAGTTTTTTGTCATTTATTCTATGCTTGGTTCTACACAAGCAGAAGGATATCACGAAATGCTAAAAGCAGGTGATAGAAATTTCATTAAAGTTTCAGAAGAATTAAATGAACCACCAAATAAAAAGCGTTTTCTTATTAAAGATAGTTCTGGAAAAAATTGTATTGTCTTGCAAATTGATGATTTAAGAAGCGCTCATATGTATTCATTTACAGCTGCACAATCTATTTATAATGCTATTTTAGCTTTACAAATTAGTATCACAAACGCATTAGATAATATTCATTTTGTCGCAGAACAAAAAGAACAACAAAGACTAGTTAGCGAGCAAGAAACCGCTCGACTTGTTCAAAATAATCTCATGCCAAAATTTGAATATCGAAAAGTAGGTAATTTTGAAATTGCAAATCACTTTGAAGCGGCTACTGAATGCGCTGGTGATTGGTGGAATTATTATATTCTTCCTAATAATAAATTGCTTCTTTTATTAGGAGATGTCACTGGTCACGGAACAGCAAGTGCCATTTTAACCGCTGTTGTAAAAGGATATTGTGATTCCATTCATATTCAACCCAATATTACAGCTAATGATATATTAAGTCAGCTAGACTCTGTTGTTAGGCAAAGTGGAGATGGAAATAAAGTAATGACAATGTTTGCTGCAATATTAGATCCGAATAATGGAGTGATTGATTTTTCAAATGCAGCACACAATTTTCCTATGATGATTAAAAGGAAAAACGATAAAAAAGTTGTAGAGAAATTAGTTGCACAAGGAAGACCACTTGGATATGAGTTACTTTCTGATAATAATGAAGCTTCTTATGGCTATAAACAAAAACAAATTAAATTAGAATCGGGAGATATTTTATTTATTTTCTCTGACGGTTTGATTGAGGCTATCAATTCAAGTGGTGAAGAGTTTAGCGAAAAAAGATTAAAAAATGCACTACAAAAATATTCAGATAGTGAGGCAACAGAAATAAAAGATAATATCATTAATGACTTTAGAGAATTTATCTCTAATAAAAAACCAGATGATGATGTTACTTTTTTAATTTGCAAATACGATAAAGATGCAGCATAGTTTTCTAAAATATACTCTGAAAATTTTTAATCAAACCATTTTAAAATTTATTTTTTTGGTTCATAAAAATTTCTTTTAATGCATTAATGTCACCACTAGTGATTAAATTAAGATGATCACTAATTTTTTCTACATCCCAATCCCACCATTTTAATTCAAGCAAAAATTGAATCGTTTCTTCGCTAAATCTTTTACGAATTTCTTTAGCAGGATTACCACCTACAATGCTGTAAGGCTCTACATTTTTAGTAACAAGACTGTTTGTTCCAATAATGGCTCCATCACCTATTTTTATTCCTTGCATAATAGTAACACTATTTCCGATCCAAACATCATTTCCAATTACAGTATCACCTTTGCTCACAACATTCATAGGATCTTTTTTTGCCCAAATACCTCCAAATACTTTAAAAGGATAAGTAGAAATACCTTCCATAGCATGGTTTGATCCATTCATAATAAAACGAACGCCAGTTGCTATTTGACAAAAATTTCCAATGACAAGTTTATCACCCATAAATTCAAAGTGATAAAGGACATTTTTTTCAAAGTTATAAATATCCTCTGGGTCATCATAATAAGTATAATCACCAACAATTATATTTGGATTTTTTATGATATTTTTAAGATAAATAGTTCGTTTAACATTATTAATTGGATATAAATTATTTGGGTCAGGATATTTAAATTCACTCATAGCGCGCCTCTATTAAGGTTAACGATACCAGTTAAGA
The genomic region above belongs to Silvanigrella paludirubra and contains:
- a CDS encoding SpoIIE family protein phosphatase, yielding MRLTAKILSWLLASIVVVMIMFTSLAIYMLQKNLEEEAFRSHKLIYSLFLPTITRYLWEFDITGIKETLSNIIENNYANKIYIYDADSVLVTYLYKDKLTGKISNIKDNKVTESTNIITPDFKDQLDKKSLTNEDFFIYQDNILKDTSRIIGAMQHKKGTSSNSSVIGYFVLDYSTDNIAVAVQSMIRGVIVLAVCITVMLVVSIGLLLRKSLINSILKLSQASINITKGNFTKIDEPKRSKDEMVDLVRNFNMMITQIEVNQENLKLLAEEGIKISSKFDISDMAIQVSDSLNKISKINIHTEFFVIYSMLGSTQAEGYHEMLKAGDRNFIKVSEELNEPPNKKRFLIKDSSGKNCIVLQIDDLRSAHMYSFTAAQSIYNAILALQISITNALDNIHFVAEQKEQQRLVSEQETARLVQNNLMPKFEYRKVGNFEIANHFEAATECAGDWWNYYILPNNKLLLLLGDVTGHGTASAILTAVVKGYCDSIHIQPNITANDILSQLDSVVRQSGDGNKVMTMFAAILDPNNGVIDFSNAAHNFPMMIKRKNDKKVVEKLVAQGRPLGYELLSDNNEASYGYKQKQIKLESGDILFIFSDGLIEAINSSGEEFSEKRLKNALQKYSDSEATEIKDNIINDFREFISNKKPDDDVTFLICKYDKDAA
- a CDS encoding CatB-related O-acetyltransferase, with amino-acid sequence MSEFKYPDPNNLYPINNVKRTIYLKNIIKNPNIIVGDYTYYDDPEDIYNFEKNVLYHFEFMGDKLVIGNFCQIATGVRFIMNGSNHAMEGISTYPFKVFGGIWAKKDPMNVVSKGDTVIGNDVWIGNSVTIMQGIKIGDGAIIGTNSLVTKNVEPYSIVGGNPAKEIRKRFSEETIQFLLELKWWDWDVEKISDHLNLITSGDINALKEIFMNQKNKF